Genomic segment of Pseudoalteromonas sp. NC201:
ATGTTGTTGCTGTAAGTTTTCCGCTTCAATCACGACTACTTGCGTTGCTTGCGTGGTGTTGAGCTTGGAAAACCATTGTAACCCAATTAGGTTTACCTGTTTATATAAGCCTGATGCTGACGCGATCAACAAAATAGCGAATAAACTCATAAATAGCCAAAACTCATGTTGGCGTTTTATAAAGTTTAATTGACTAAAAATCGACATGCTTTTCACTCTCTTATTGCTGGCTGAAAGTGAGAGTCAGCTCAGTCGTCTTCGTTGCTTTTACTTTAATAAATTCTAAGCCATGAATTTGCTCGCTTTGCCACTGACCGCTCTGAAGTTGCACTGGACGCTGCCACGAAATCATCGCAATATCATCTAAAAATAAGGCACTTTCACCGCTGCTTGGTGGCGACATGGAGAGGCCAAACTGGACGCCACGAGCAGGCAGCCCTTCATCGCCAAGCACAACGGAATCGTCAGGTAAGGTAATATCTTGTCTAAACGTTTGCCACTCATAACTACCCGCAGGCTTTAATTGGGGCGTTGACTCAGAAAAGATAAGGCTATCTTCTGATGTTAAGATACGAATATCAGCCTTAAACTCACCAGCGTTCTCTCCTTTGGCATAACCAAAGAGCGAGAGCTCATGGTAAGCCTGTGCCGTGCTCGGCGCTGGCGTAATAGGCATGGTACGAATTGTGTGTTTGAACGGCACACGCGTTGGTGTTTCGTTAAATTGCGTTCGTTGTAGACAAAGTCCTTGTACGCCACGATATTTACCGACTAAACATGGCGCGATATCGTCGGCCTCAATTAACCAACGAGAGACTTCCCCTTTTTCGTTATCGCTATCCCAGTCTTCAAAATCCCCAAAGAACAATAAGTCTCGACCAAGCACAATCTCTGCTTGAGCATCACTAGCCGTGAGTTTGCTAAGGAACTCAGCACTGCTTGAATATTGGCGTAAATCGACAATATGCTCACCGGCTTCTAAGGTAATAACTTGTTGCTCGGTTGCTTTTGCTTGAACCGGTTTATCAAAGGTGACTTCTGCAAATCCCGGGCGCAATGAGATACCAACTTCGGGTGAAGAAAATTCAGCGATACGTTTTAGTAGGGCATTGGCAAGATCGCCACTTACAAACTTAGGAACATAGTCTTCTAGATAAACGGGATAGGCTTTTAGTGCACTGATTTTAGGTGAGCCTGCAGTTTCTAACTCTACCACAGCTATCAGTCCCAAAAAGGTTTCAAGACGATTTTGCTCAAACACAAAGTTGCCTAGTCCAAGTATGCTTGGTACGCCATTGTATAAGCCAAACCCTTGCGCAACGTGAGGATGATGCGCAATCATCAAGTTAGCGCCATTTTTGGAAAGTAAATCAAAGCGGTTTGAAATATACGCCGTTGGTGCGTATGAATACTCATCACCGCCGTGAAGCTGAGCCACAACAAAGTGGCCGTTGTTACTGGCTTGCATCACCGTTTCTTTCATGCCATTGGTATCTGTTAGATCGGCAGCTCCCCCTTTAGCGTCTGATGCCACATAAGTGACGGTATGTTGATCGCCTGTAATGGAAGTCGCAGACACAAAATCTATCGGTGTTTCACCAAGGCTTAGGCTGTAGGGCTTAAATGCCTCTGCCGCACTTGTACCCGCGCCACTGTATTTAAACCCTGCCTGCTCGACATACTTCAAGGTATCGTTCAGTCCAGGTGCTCGATAGTCATAGACGTGGTTATTGCCAAGTGCTACATAGTCAATACCCAAATCATTGAGGGCAATTAATGACTCCGGCAGACTAAAAAATGCGAACTCTTTGCTTGGGTGGACCGTGGTTGGGTTTTTTAGGATTGGAGATTCCAAGTTAACCGAAGCGAAATCGACATGTTTAAATAAAGGATGCATAAACTGCACTAGGGCTTGGGCATCAGGTCCTGCGCTTTGGGGCTGGATAAGTCCGTCAGGGGTGCTGGGCAATGAATTCCCCATAGTAATGAGAGCAGGGTTGAAATAACGACGCCCAAACATGGTATCACCGGCAAAAAGTAAGGTTTTTAGCGTGCTCGACTTAGCTTTTAGTTCAAGCGTGAGCTGCTGCTCATTGTTATTTTGATTCGCTAAGGTAAAAACCAAGGGCAAATAATCTGGGTGGGATATTTCTGCGACATAAGCGCCGTATGCTAAAGCCGACAGGTCAAAGATACCATTGTTATTTGAGGTAAATAACTGATCATTTATCGTGAGGCTAGCATTGGCAATGGGGGTTGCATTTGCGTCGTGCAAACGTATGCTTAAATTGGGCGTCTCGCTATCCCTATCTTGTTGGCTTTTATCTTCATCCTTATCTATTTGTGAAGGACCTGTTTCATTTGGGTCCTCGACTGAGCAGGCTGTGAGTGCAAATAGCAATACTACATTTAAGATTTTTTTCATTGTGGCCAGCCTGCTTTCAAAAAAGATACATTATTTAATTCTTTAGTATTATATCTGTAACTCTTTATGTGTTGCAATCCTTTGAAATGGAATGTAAGTTTCCAAATCAAAAACTTAACAAGCGCTGAAAAATGCCTTGAAAAACAACTTTTTTCAGTTCTTCATTAGTATAGGACAAGAATTTACGAAGATAGCTAAAATTCTGTTCAATATTCTTTACGTTTTTCTAGTCGGACAGCTATTCTTAGAGTATGATCTCGTCAATTGTGAAAACCCGCTTTGAGGAACAAATGCGTCTAGAGATACATTGCGCTGACCGTATTGGTATTGCCCAAGAAATTCTCAATATCTTGGTGAGTTACCGTGTCGACTTGAAAGGTATAGAAGTCGATTCAGTAAATTGTCGAATGTACGTGAGCTTTCCACCCATCGAATTTGAACAGTTTCAGAAAATTATGCCTGAGATCCGCTTAATCGATGGCGTTGAAGATGTTCGTACTACAGCGTTTTTACCGTCAGAACGTGAACATAATGAGCTGAATACTTTGCTCAGTGCGTTGCCTGATGGTGTAATTTCTATCGACGCTAAAGGCTGGGTACGTCATTGCAATGACGCAGCTTGTCGCGACCTTAACATGGTTGAAAAGGAAGTGATCGGTGCCAACATTAACAACCTTTTGAAAGGGTTTAACTTTACTCGTTGGTTAGAAGGTAAAGAGGTGTTAGGCCAGACAACCCGTGTCGAAGTGGGCGGGGAAGATTTTATTGCTGATATTTTGCCAATTTCGGTGCCCCAAGGGATTGAAGGCGATGTATTAGCCGGTGCGGTGATTAACATTAAATCGCAGTCGCGATTAGGACAGCAAGTCAGCGCATTTCGTCGTTATGGACAAGAAAGTTTTGCGACCATCCATAATCACAGCACTGCCATGCGTAGAGTCGTGCGTGAAGCCAGAAAAATGGCGCAGTTAGAAGCGCCAATTCTGATCACAGGTGAAACAGGTACTGGTAAGGAACTGCTTGCCAGAGCATGTCATTATGCTTCCAACCGGTCATTAAAGCCTTTTATCGCACTTTCTTGTGCTTCGCTGCCTGATGACGTTGCTGAGTCCGAGTTGTTTGGGTATGCAGGATATGAAGAAAATGCAGCGCCAAAACGCGGTGTATTAGAGCAAGCGGATGGCGGCACGGTATTCCTCGACGAAGTGGGTGAAATGTCAACCCAGTTACAGACTAAGTTACTGCGTTTCTTACAAGACGGTACTTTCCGAAAAGTCGGTGATGAGAATGAAGTTAAGGTCAATGTTCGCATCATAGCTGCAACGCAAAAAGACTTGCCAGCAATGGTTCAAGAAGGTGTATTTAGAGAAGATCTCTACTATCGTATTAACGTGCTAACGCTCGAAATTTCACCGCTGAGAGATAGAAAAGCGGATATCGGTCCTTTGGCTGAACACTTTGTGCAAAAATATGCCCAGCAAAATGGTCATCCAGCGCCAACATTTGCCAGAGAATGCATTGAATTTTTAGAGAATTACCCGTGGCCTGGTAATGTGAGGCAGTTAGAAAACGCTATTTATCGTGCGGTTTCGTTGCTTGATGATAAAGAGCTTCGTACTGAGCATCTAAACCTACCGACCTTTACCCATGACTTAGGTTATTTGGAGTCTGATTTTGAAGGGACGTTAGATCAAGCCGTGAAGAGATTTGAAGCAACCTTGTTGCGCAAGCTTTACCCCGCTTATCCGAGCTCAAGGCAACTGGCTAAACGTTTGGGATTAAGCCACACAGCCGTTGCCAACAAGCTGCGTGAGTATGGGATAAATAGAAAAACAGTCAAAGTATGATATATAAGGCTACGCAATGAGTGTGGCCTTTATGATTTAGTTCCCATGTCTTTTGTCACGCCATCTACCTTAATATTCTTAACGCCATCTTCTTCAAAAGAGAGTGTGATACTCACGTTATCTCGCGCAAAGAAGTAATCTATCCCATTTACCGTCAAGACGTAATTACCCTTTACAGAGTCGCTAAATTCTTTTTTCACAAGAGAGATTTGATGATCTGCAATTTGCCACTTAAATTCAGAAATAAAACCTTGATTGAATTCTTGGATCCACACGCGGGTATCGTCTTTACTCAGTGTAATGGCAACTGAGTAAGACTCTGGTAGTTCAGACATGTCATAATGATTTGCACCGATGCGAAACTGTTCAGTCTGTTTGTTCCAAGCAAAACCAAACTCAAACGCTTTCTCTACACCGGTTGGGTAGGTTAGCGTGCCTTCTCCTTTAAAGTCGAAGTCTGCGTAGCACATACTGGAAAAGACAAATAAGGTGGAACAGGTAACAAGGGATAATTTTTTCATTGACTTCACTTCAGCTATTTTACTTAATTTGAGGTTCGCGTATGTAGTAACCGAACTCATTGTTTTTAAGCTCATTTTATGGTCTTTTCTTGTCATGCTAGAAAGGCGTTCATTTTTTGAAGCTCAGGTTATTAATCTAGTTTACTGACAGCATTACCGCAACTAAGGGCAAAGTAATGTATCAGTTATAGACGTAAGCGTAGCAAAATAATCACTTTAGAATATGAATTGCTATGCTAGAATCGAAAAATTATAAACTGGTAAGACCATTGTTATGAATTTATATTTTCGTTTACTGCTGCTGTTTTGGAGAATAAGACAAAATAAACAAATCGCAGATTCCATTTTGTCTCCGATAGATATCGAGTACCGCGCCCTGCCAAGTGATTGCGATATCAATATGCACTTGACCAATTCACGATACTTAGCATTTATGGATTTGGCGCGCACTTGGATGACAGAGCGAGTTGGGTTATTTGCAGCTGTGATGAAACGCCGCTGGTTTCCAATTGTTAACGCGACGGCAATTACTTATATTCGCGATATCAAACCACTGCAAAAATTTACTATTACCACTAAAGTTGTTGGGTGGGATCACAAATATTTTTACATTGAACAGCGCTTTCATTCTAAGCGTGGGCTGCATGCAATTGCCTATGTTCGTGGGGTATTCAAGCGTAAGGGTGGTGTAGTTTCTGTTGAGGAAATGCTAGAAGTGGCTGGGTTTAACGGTGAAGCACCTATTTTATCTCCTGAGATTATGCATTGGAAAGCTATGTTAGAAGCAAAGAAAAACAGTAATCTATAAACTATAAAGGCCACATCAGTGGCCTTGGGGATTGAGAAAGTAACAGTAAATCTGTGATTTAAACCATTTAGGTGTTAGAACTTATATTTCACACCGAACATGGCCACAATTGGGTCAAGCTCTACGTCTGAAGTTAATGCTTTTACGCCATTTGCGTATACAGTTGCATCGGTATTGATATCCATTTTAGAGATCATACCGTGTAGACCCCATTTTTCATTTAAGTCGTAGTTAAAGCCGATTTGTAATGCGATACCAAAAGAACTATCCAAATCAACTTCGACATCGTTAGTCTTTAGTGTTGCTTTTAGTGCTGCACTTGGCTCTTCATCGAAGAATACTGTGTAGTTTAGACCAGCACCGATAAATGGGCGGAACTTAGCACTCGCATCAAAGAAGTGATACTGCGCAAGTAGCGTTGGTGGCAAGTGTTTGATGTCAGCGATTTCCGCCCCTGCTAAGCCACCAGCACCGTCTACGGTGTGAGAAAATGGTGTTGCCGCAACTAGCTCAAATACGATGTTATCGCTGTAGTGGTAATCAAGAGTGATACCAAGCTGGGTGTTTGAATCAGCGACTAAGCCTAGCGAGTTATCTTGATCAATGGCAGAAGCCGTGTTGTCAGGGTTTACATTAATAGCACCAACATTAACACTGAAATTTGCGTGTGCGAAGGGAGCAGCAACTAGCAGAGTAGATAAAAGTGCAGCGCTTAAAGTTTTCATTTTCTTCTCCTAACCCTATGTGAGGACATTTTTAAACTGTGAAACAGTGTGTGTTTTCAATGAAGCCATCTTAAAAGGGTTCAAAAAATGAAAAACTGTTCTAGATCAATTTTTAAATTGTAAGATTTCAGAAATTTTTGAAAGTTTGATTTAGATTAAGTTTTCTCGATGTCATTAATTTGCATTAAAACTGCAATGCTGTGGTCAAAGTTTCATCTTTAAATAATTGCTAGATTTCACCTACAAGTCATTCTCAGTTATGTCATTAGCAACACAGAATCAAAATCTTAGCGCGTCTCACGCAACCGAGATATTAACGCATTTGATCCAAGCGCCTTCGGTTACACCGTGTGATGCAGGCACTATCGCTTTTATGTCAGAGCAACTCGCCGCGCTGGGTTTTACTATTGAGCAGTTTGAGGTGCAGGGAGTAAAAAACTTGATTGCAAGTTATCGTTTCTCTTTGGGACCAACTTTTGCTTTTTCTGGTCATGTGGATGTCGTGCCTGCAAACAATAAAGGCTGGATTGTGCCGCCATTTAGTGCGCAGATTATTGATGGCGTGATGTATGGACGTGGTGCTGCTGATATGAAAGGTGGCGTTGCGGCAATGCTTGCTGCAACCAAAACATTACTACAGCATCGTGAAAAATTACGAGGAAGCTTTTACTGGTTACTCACTTCTGACGAGGAAGGTGAAGCGGAGTTTGGTTCCAAATTGATTGCAGAGCGACTAGCTGAAAATGGCATCGAGCTAGATGCTTGTTTGGTAGGTGAACCGACTTCACATCAAGTAGTGGGAGATACGGTTAAAAATGGTCGTCGCGGTGCGATTTCTGGGCGTATTCAGGTTAAAGGAAGAACGGGGCATGTGGCTTATCCAGAACAAACGGTTAATGCAGCTCACATCGCAGGCCAGTTGGTTAGTCAACTCGCGCTTTTACCTTGGTGGAAAGATGAAGCGGGATCGCAAACCACGCTGCAAGTTACTGGGATCACAGTTCCAAATATCGTGGATAATTTAGTACCAGCAGAGTGTGAAATCACCTTTAATATTCGTTACAGCCATGCCTATAAGAGCCAAGAAGTTGTGCACTATATTCAAGAGTCGCTGGCTAAATCCGGTGCTATGTTAGCGATCAGTTGGGAGCGGCCTTGTGAGTCGTTTTATACCGGCGCGAGGCAAGAAAACTGTTTCTTAACGCTGGTAGAGCAAGCAATCCAGGAAACAACGGGGCAGTATCCGAGTTTAAGTACTGCAGGCGGCACCTCCGATGGTCGCTTCTTTGCGACCGGAAAAACGCAAGTGATCGAATGTGGGGTAAAGAATGATTCAATTCATCAAGTGAATGAACATCTATCCCTCAGCGATCTACATGCGATAGAAAAAATATACTTATCTGTTTTAAATAGGTTTTTTAAAAAAGTTGAAAATTTTTAAAAGAATTTTCTTGAAAATAAATTTGCTGACCATAAATAGCTTTATGAGGACGCCGACAGGGCCTCATGAATTAAATAACTATTTGTTTTAAAAGTGCTTATTGGTTCTTTTTTGAAGAGTGAGCACCTATGTATAGCTTTAAGAGGATACAAAATTATGCGTACAGTAGATTTATCACCATTATATCGTTCATTTATCGGTTTTGATCATTTAGCTTCTATGATGGATGCTGCTGCAAGAACAGATAAACAACCTAGCTATCCACCATACAACATCGAAGCGCTAGGTAAAGACAAGTACCAAATTACCATGGCTGTTGCAGGGTTTACCGAGCAAGAGCTAACGCTGGAATCAGAAAACAATACGTTGACCGTAAAGGGACAAAAGCAAGCAACTGAAGAAGCCAACGAGCGTAAATTTATTCATCAAGGGATCGCCGAGCGCGGGTTCGAGCGCAAATTCCAACTTGGCGATCACGTCAAAGTATTAGGTGCAGACTTAGCGCACGGCTTACTGGTTATTGACCTTGAACGCGAGATCCCAGAAGCACTGAAGCCAAGAAAAATAGAAATTGGCTCGGGCAACTTGCTTGAAAGCAAGTAATATCAATCTAATTTATTGATTTCCAACCCGCCGCCGTCAGGCGGCTTTTTTTTGCCTAAATACAAAGCATTTGTTATTAGTAAAGTTATGCTTCAGTCGTTATCCCCCAGAAAATGAAACTTGGACTAAGACAATACGTAAAAAGACGAAATGGTGTACCACTGGGTCATAGTCAGTCACTAGGAAACATGTTTCGGCGGGCTTTCGGCGCTCGGTCTTTCGATGGTTTCTGGGTGTATTGGAATCCTATCTGGAGTTATTACTTGGCGCGCTTCGTATTTCGTCCATGCGCAGCGAAAGTGGGGGAAAAACTTGGCTATTGGTTTACTTTCATAGTGAGTGGCGCATTGCATGACGTCATTGTTGGATTAGTGGTGGGAGAAGCGATTTTTACATTTACCCCATTCTTTGCTGTACTTGGGGCTACTGCGCTTGGATTTAAAGTGACGGGCTATCGTTATTCGAGTCAGCACTTTCTCATTGCACCTTTGTTTAACGGTTCGATCATTGTGTTTAGTTTTTATCTAAGTAGTGTTTTTAGCGAGTTACTTGTATGGTAGAAGAAAAATATTGCGTTGAGATGAAGAATGGAATTAAAAGATAAGCTGATATTGTTGTTGAAATCAGGTGGGTTATCGTTACTCATCGCGGGTGGATTTTATACTTTGTTGTTTTACATGTCTGCACAATTTCATCACCAAGTGCAATTTTCGCCCTTCTCGCAGGATATTGGCGTAAACGCGATGCTAATTTATAGCTTCTTGGTTTTTCTATTTAGTGCCATTTTTAGCTATTTCTTTTTGAAAATGCATGCTGCCCGTCATGATATGCATGTCGATGGCTTAGTTCTGAGCATAAAATATACACACTTAGTACTTTGGGGAGGTGTTGTCAACATTGCGATTTATATCTTATTACACATGAATCAACATGTTTTGGTGTTAAAACAAGCCAAAGACAGCCACACTTCAGCTCAGCAACTTGAAGCGTTGGTTTCTTATCTGCCTGAAAGTGGTGATGTGATAGATCTTGCTGTTGCACAAAATCCCGCGACGGCACCAAACACGCTAACTTACTTGAGTCTAAAACGAGACTTTGCTACGCACTTAGCACTTGCCATGAATCCAAGTACTCCCAAAAAAGTGCTAGAAGAAATTATTGGCTATTATCACGGAGGACAACAAGATGTAGTCCTCAATGCGGTGATGAAAAACCCTAATGTGGCTAGCGGCAAGGTTCAGCTGCAGGTACGTTAATCGTTTTGTTCTATGACTGAGCGTATGGGAGACGCGAGAGGAGCCACTGCCTAACTTTATTTGTTATCACGTTCGCTCAATTCAGTACGTAGTTTACTTTGCATGTCTTTAAGTGCTGTGATTTTATCTCTTGCTTCTTGTAACTGTTGCTGTGGTAATCCCTCTTTAATCCCACGTGCTAGCAGCGTTTCTATTTGTTCTACTTTGCCATCAACAGCCGCAATATACTGTTGTTTTAGCTTGGTGTCTTTTTGATCCAAATATGCTTGGTAAGCTTCGGTATCCGACAAATCGCCCTGAAAATCATCTATTTGCTTTTCGGCTTGGCTTATTGGCGGCAGATATTCAGGTTTCGTGATTGGCTTAACGGCTTTGCGTGAGGTCTCGGCATTTGGTTTGATAGCAGTATAAGTATTGATAGGGGGACTTAATGCTACAACTTTTTCCTCTTGCTCAAGCTCAGCCTGCGAGGGGGCGTTATATGTGGGGTTTTGCCAACCTATGTTGGCAAAACGCAGTGTGAATACCGCGATCACTGCTCCAAGGAGTATGACAATCAATGCTTGCCAGTACTTCATATCACCGCTCCGTTGTTTGCCGCTTTCCAAGCCATATAATCTCGCTCGAATTTGTGCTGAGCAAACTCTTGGGTCAGTGCTCGCAGCGCTTGGTAGCGTACTGTCTCACTTTTCACATCGTAGTAATCATATACCGCTGACTGGCTATACAATACTAGCCACTCGCCATTTGGCGTGCGAATACTAGGCGTGATCTTGCCCTGTTTACTACTAAATGCCAGTTGTGTTTCCCATTTCGGCGTGCTTTGGCGTGTCAGCGGAATTAATTCAGTCTGCCATATTAATGTAGGGGTATATTTAGCGACGGCTTGTTGCCATGAGTGTGCATTTGCATATTCGTTAAATTGCTGTGCGGTTTTTTGTTCGGGAAATTTCGCTGCGCTCGCACTCACTTGCTTGACGTATTTAAACCTCTTCTTATGACGCTCATAATACTTCGCGATGGCACTATCAGGAATTTCACTTTTTAGGGTATCGACATACTGGCTCGTTGCACCATGCATCTCTTCCTTAACACCAAGAAATGCCAGCATGCTTGGCCTCAATAGTTCTGCGGTTACCACTTGTCGTAACTGTTCTATTGTCAGACCTTGCTTTGCCACATAAGGTTTTGCGGCGGTAAATAGCGCCTGTTGATTGAGATGTTGATTGACAATAGCTTGAAATAACGAGAGTTCTCCTTGGTGAAGTTTAAAGCGGTTTTGCATTGATTGGCTATGTAATACTTGAGCAAGTGTCAGTGGCGCTGATTTTGTTAGTTGCAGCTGTTGCCATTTGAGTAATTGCTCAGCAGTGTATTGCCCGTCAGCGGGGTACTGTCCTAGTAAAGACAGCATCTGATCCTTATCAAATACCAAAGGGTAGTGCTTCTTTTCAAGCTGAGTAAGTGCAGGAAACCAGTGAAGGAGTGAACTGGCGAGAAACTTATCGACATGATATTGGGTGCTGAAACCGACTCTGGATTGGCGCTCTAAAATACTTGGATTAAGTTGCTTTGCTTGGAATAGCAAGAATTGATTTTCAAGCAATTGCGCAGTAGTTTGCTTTTTTGATAACTCTCGGCCTTGCTCAAGATAGAGTTGATGAACTAAATGCGTCAGAGATTTAGGTATGCTCGGTGAGGCAAAACTTGGTAAGCAAAAGCTACTTACCAAGAAAAATAGAACTAGACGCATTACCTAACGTCCATCGCATGATTTATCAAATGAACGACCATGGCTATTGCGTGAGGGATCACTTGCTTACCTGTATTTACACGATCGTAATGATCCTCTGAATTTAACACGATACCACCTTGTGAATAAGAGAAAGAACCGCCTTGTGTTAGTAATGGGCGAATATCTGTTGAGTTGCTATCAACAGCGCTGAAACTATTCATCGCTTGCTTTACTAAGGTAAAATCGTTCAATGATTCTTGGTCATAGTAGTCTTTCACCCAAGACTCCCAACCTGCATGATTCAAATCTGATGTTGTCCAAGTATGATGCGGTTGAAGTAAATCTGTAGTGTGAAAAACAAAGCCTAGTACCTGTGGGTTACCGCTCTGTACATAGCTTTGATACCAGTACTGGCCTAAGTTATCAATTGGCTGAAAAGGCATTTCTTCAAAATCATCGTACATGCTATACGTTGAGTGGCTATCGATACGATAGTGTTTTTCTGTGATCCCATAACTATCATATTCAGTATCATCAGCGCTAAACCAACCTGTTTCGCCGCCATGACCATCGTCTAAATAATCGCCTTTCAGCCAAGTGGCAGCCATTGAATCAACAGAGCCTGATACGGTAAGTTTCTGATAATTATAACCACCGAAGTCATTGCCGTGAGTATCAGCACCTTGAGTATGGTTTTGGAAGTGCCAGTAACTGGTGTATTTCACGATGCTTTCAGCTGCACCCCAAAGCGGTGCTTGTACACAGTCACCCGTAATGGCGCCACAGAAGAATGTATCCTCAAAATCATCAACATCATACGCAGCTTGGCCCAGCAAATTGGCTAGTTGAGAAACTGACATGCCGTTAGCTTGAGCATATGCTTGTAACTTTGCGTACTGTGTTGTAGTTGGATTCTGTGCCATGTAATTTACGGCGTCGATGACGATGCGCTTATGTGTCTCTTGACTAAACGCGTGGCTTTGCCCTGCTGCGACTAAAAGGGCTATAGGAAGTAAATAATTTTTCATGAGTTGCCTCTATAAATTTTAATTTGTGTGAACGCAATTTTTCTACTTAAAAAACGAAGTGCGCTATTTAAAATAATTTATGTGAATTTTTGATTAAAATAAAGTTAAATTTTGATTGTGTTAAAATTCAAAGAAGATGCTTGTTGGTCACAAATGGGTCAGGTATGATCTCGGGGAGAATTTAGGCACACCTGCGCTAAACGAATGGAACTATGAAAAAACTACTTATAATAATCAGTTTATTGTTACCGTTTTATGGAATTTGCGAAGAACAAAGTGACGAACTTGATGACGAGTTTGCTTGGCAGCTGAGTGTCGGTGCCTTTTACGTTGATATGACAATGCCTGCTTTAATTGGCACGGACTCGACATTCAAACATGGCACTTTTTTAGTCGATGCAAAGATAGAGTATAAAAGCTTTTACTTGAATACCCATTCAGGTGATTTTTTTGGTGGCTCGGATATAGGTTACCAAATTATCAATAATGGAGAATGGGGTATAGATGCTATCTATGGCAGTTATATGTTGCCTTTTTCTGAACGTGGTTACTATGACACTGATGATGTCGTGCCTGAACTGAGAGGAATACGCAAACGCGATCAAGATAATTCATTGGGCTTTTCCTATTACCGTCATGTTGGTGAATTTCTTGCTGTTGCTGAGATTGTTTACGATGTCTTTGGGGAAACAAACGGTTGGGTTTTTCACCTCGAAGCGACACGTAATTTTGAACTGAGAAACTGGGATTTATGGCTTAATTTTGGCGCTAACTATTACTCTAGTAATTTTCATAATTACTTTTATGGTGTTTTAGAATCCGAAGTCAATGATTATTTAACCCCCTATA
This window contains:
- a CDS encoding MipA/OmpV family protein, translating into MKKLLIIISLLLPFYGICEEQSDELDDEFAWQLSVGAFYVDMTMPALIGTDSTFKHGTFLVDAKIEYKSFYLNTHSGDFFGGSDIGYQIINNGEWGIDAIYGSYMLPFSERGYYDTDDVVPELRGIRKRDQDNSLGFSYYRHVGEFLAVAEIVYDVFGETNGWVFHLEATRNFELRNWDLWLNFGANYYSSNFHNYFYGVLESEVNDYLTPYKPGASASAFMQMQLNYPIAEDWVFSAGASWLVGSQDTLDSPLVRSRHARVFFTGVKYVF
- a CDS encoding peptidyl-prolyl cis-trans isomerase; translation: MRLVLFFLVSSFCLPSFASPSIPKSLTHLVHQLYLEQGRELSKKQTTAQLLENQFLLFQAKQLNPSILERQSRVGFSTQYHVDKFLASSLLHWFPALTQLEKKHYPLVFDKDQMLSLLGQYPADGQYTAEQLLKWQQLQLTKSAPLTLAQVLHSQSMQNRFKLHQGELSLFQAIVNQHLNQQALFTAAKPYVAKQGLTIEQLRQVVTAELLRPSMLAFLGVKEEMHGATSQYVDTLKSEIPDSAIAKYYERHKKRFKYVKQVSASAAKFPEQKTAQQFNEYANAHSWQQAVAKYTPTLIWQTELIPLTRQSTPKWETQLAFSSKQGKITPSIRTPNGEWLVLYSQSAVYDYYDVKSETVRYQALRALTQEFAQHKFERDYMAWKAANNGAVI
- a CDS encoding phospholipase — encoded protein: MKNYLLPIALLVAAGQSHAFSQETHKRIVIDAVNYMAQNPTTTQYAKLQAYAQANGMSVSQLANLLGQAAYDVDDFEDTFFCGAITGDCVQAPLWGAAESIVKYTSYWHFQNHTQGADTHGNDFGGYNYQKLTVSGSVDSMAATWLKGDYLDDGHGGETGWFSADDTEYDSYGITEKHYRIDSHSTYSMYDDFEEMPFQPIDNLGQYWYQSYVQSGNPQVLGFVFHTTDLLQPHHTWTTSDLNHAGWESWVKDYYDQESLNDFTLVKQAMNSFSAVDSNSTDIRPLLTQGGSFSYSQGGIVLNSEDHYDRVNTGKQVIPHAIAMVVHLINHAMDVR